Proteins encoded in a region of the Stieleria neptunia genome:
- the gpmI gene encoding 2,3-bisphosphoglycerate-independent phosphoglycerate mutase gives MTEVRRKPVVLIVRDGWGENPYPRWDEANAVVQAKIPVSDALMENYPNVLIKTSGEDVGLPAGVMGNSEVGHQNIGAGRIVDQEVMRITRSIREGEFFKNQVLLGTLDHIRKTGGKLHILGLMSDGRVHSDLDHALAVVDLYKDSGLPADRLVVHAITDGRDTSPNGGLGYVQKVQDKLDAAGVGRVGTVVGRFYAMDRDLRWDRVQQAYDALTKGAQRTAASASEAIQAYYDNPTESSRSGDEFIEATSIVPEGGSAATIGDGDAVVFINYRGDRTREITKAFVFDDQQWADIPGGGFDRGAKINDLYYATMTGYETGLPVEVIFEKPAKMPNILGQYVSEKGLNQFRCAETEKYPHVTFFFNDYRDNPFPGQNQEMAQSPRDVSTYDQKPEMSAAEVTQFVLDEINSGRSELIIVNFANGDMVGHTGVLAAAVKAVETVDACVGKIVDATLGAGGSLVITADHGNCEQMINPETGGPHTAHTTYDVPLIVVEPGLEGKTLRDGGRLADIAPTILALLGLEKPAEMTGESLIDLS, from the coding sequence ATGACCGAAGTCCGCCGAAAACCTGTCGTTTTGATTGTTCGTGATGGATGGGGCGAAAACCCATACCCCCGGTGGGACGAGGCCAACGCCGTCGTCCAGGCCAAAATTCCTGTCTCCGACGCGTTGATGGAAAACTACCCCAACGTGTTGATCAAGACCTCCGGCGAAGACGTCGGGCTGCCGGCCGGCGTGATGGGCAACAGCGAAGTCGGCCACCAGAATATTGGTGCCGGACGGATCGTGGACCAAGAAGTGATGCGAATCACGCGTTCGATCCGCGAAGGTGAGTTTTTCAAGAACCAAGTCTTGCTGGGAACGCTCGATCACATCCGCAAGACCGGCGGCAAACTGCACATCCTGGGGTTGATGTCTGACGGCCGTGTCCACAGCGACCTGGATCACGCACTGGCCGTCGTCGATTTGTACAAAGACAGCGGGCTGCCGGCGGATCGGTTGGTCGTGCATGCGATCACCGACGGCCGCGACACCTCGCCCAACGGCGGCTTGGGCTACGTGCAAAAAGTCCAAGACAAACTCGACGCCGCCGGCGTGGGCCGAGTCGGAACCGTCGTGGGACGCTTCTATGCGATGGACCGCGACCTGCGTTGGGATCGCGTCCAACAAGCTTACGATGCCTTGACCAAGGGGGCTCAACGCACCGCCGCGTCGGCCAGCGAGGCGATTCAGGCCTACTATGACAACCCGACCGAGTCGAGTCGCAGCGGCGATGAATTCATCGAAGCGACGTCGATCGTGCCCGAGGGCGGGTCGGCCGCGACCATCGGTGACGGAGACGCGGTGGTGTTCATCAACTATCGCGGCGACCGAACCCGTGAAATCACCAAGGCCTTTGTGTTCGACGACCAACAATGGGCGGACATCCCCGGCGGCGGTTTTGATCGCGGTGCCAAGATCAACGATCTGTACTACGCCACCATGACGGGATACGAAACCGGACTGCCCGTCGAAGTGATTTTCGAAAAGCCGGCCAAGATGCCCAACATCCTCGGCCAATACGTCAGCGAGAAAGGGCTGAATCAGTTCCGCTGTGCCGAGACGGAAAAGTACCCGCACGTCACGTTCTTCTTCAACGATTACCGCGACAATCCGTTCCCCGGCCAAAACCAGGAAATGGCCCAATCGCCGCGCGACGTTTCGACCTATGACCAGAAACCCGAGATGTCGGCGGCGGAGGTCACGCAGTTCGTGCTCGACGAAATCAACTCCGGCCGCAGCGAGCTGATCATCGTCAATTTTGCCAACGGTGACATGGTCGGCCACACCGGCGTCTTGGCCGCCGCGGTCAAAGCCGTGGAAACGGTCGACGCCTGTGTCGGAAAGATTGTCGATGCGACCCTGGGTGCGGGCGGATCGTTGGTGATCACCGCCGACCACGGCAACTGCGAACAGATGATCAACCCGGAAACCGGCGGACCGCATACCGCGCACACCACGTACGATGTTCCGCTGATCGTCGTCGAGCCCGGGTTGGAAGGGAAAACCTTGCGCGACGGCGGCCGGTTGGCCGACATCGCACCGACGATCCTGGCCTTGTTGGGGCTGGAAAAACCGGCCGAAATGACGGGCGAAAGCCTGATCGACCTGTCGTGA
- the trpA gene encoding tryptophan synthase subunit alpha codes for MSAIDDLFTRLKSEQRKALMPFITAGDPSIEATGAILDGLTAAGADLCEIGIPYSDPIADGPVIQASYQRALDHGFRLQDAFQLGSDKAAGLGMPLVTMVSYAIIYRVGLREYVRRAKAAGYAGAIVPDLLVEEAGQLSQICRDEDFSLIQLVTPTTPRQRQIQIANSSSGFLYYVSVTGITGERNELPADLLESVSWLRGQTELPICIGFGISGTEIAAKLAPVADGLIVGSAIVRRIAEHADAAQARDAVAKFVAQLRSAIDSVTSAAS; via the coding sequence ATGTCCGCCATCGACGACCTCTTTACCCGTTTGAAATCCGAACAGCGAAAGGCATTGATGCCGTTTATCACGGCGGGCGATCCGAGCATCGAGGCGACCGGGGCCATTCTGGACGGCCTGACCGCCGCGGGTGCAGATTTATGTGAAATCGGGATTCCGTACAGTGATCCGATTGCCGACGGCCCGGTGATCCAAGCCTCCTATCAACGGGCGCTCGATCACGGATTTCGGTTGCAAGACGCGTTTCAATTGGGCAGCGACAAAGCCGCCGGGCTGGGCATGCCGCTGGTGACGATGGTCAGCTACGCGATCATTTATCGTGTGGGCCTGCGGGAATACGTCCGACGTGCCAAGGCGGCGGGGTATGCCGGCGCGATCGTGCCGGATCTGTTGGTCGAAGAAGCCGGCCAGCTGTCGCAGATCTGTCGCGACGAAGATTTCAGTTTGATCCAATTGGTCACGCCGACGACGCCTCGGCAACGTCAGATTCAAATCGCGAACTCGTCGTCGGGCTTTCTGTATTACGTGTCCGTGACCGGCATCACGGGAGAGCGGAACGAGCTTCCGGCGGATTTGCTGGAGAGCGTGAGCTGGTTGCGGGGCCAGACGGAACTGCCGATTTGCATCGGATTTGGGATCAGCGGGACGGAAATCGCCGCCAAGCTGGCTCCGGTCGCCGACGGGCTGATCGTCGGTTCGGCGATTGTGCGACGGATCGCCGAGCACGCCGATGCCGCCCAGGCACGCGATGCGGTGGCCAAATTTGTTGCCCAGCTGCGATCAGCGATTGATTCGGTGACCTCTGCGGCAAGCTAG
- a CDS encoding BON domain-containing protein, whose protein sequence is MRRKYLGLAIAAITALGPASAFGGDREIAEEIMTRLKGSRDSGVLKDFTLDMKVDQGVVLFRGSVSESEQKQLVLSAAEGVEGIAKVVDEVAVKAAKPAEPQAVEPAVAESDQSLRNMLSADLFQPSEGIAEAPQSVAALEIAPGQIQTTAAVELAAPAGMSDQQVVAGVVQALGAAQKDGRLKGFGVDVKCLDGIVSIEGRAGSPEQRQRIISIAESAPGVQGIDQAITVIGQPAPTLSRPAGVPAQLASNRMAPVNVDQVPAMASPYHMNQPVPVAQAATPVMGSPAMGMPMQGTPVAMNHGAGMGAPRYDAPNLPNYAWPGYASYPNYAALTYPQQYSPSAWPYIGPFYPYPQVPMGWRKVSLEWDDGWWFLDFTDR, encoded by the coding sequence ATGCGACGAAAGTATCTAGGATTGGCGATCGCTGCGATCACCGCGTTGGGCCCCGCTTCGGCCTTTGGCGGCGACAGAGAGATTGCCGAAGAAATTATGACCCGTTTGAAGGGCAGCCGTGACTCGGGTGTCCTCAAAGACTTTACGCTTGACATGAAAGTGGACCAGGGCGTCGTCCTGTTCCGCGGCAGTGTTAGCGAAAGTGAACAAAAGCAGCTCGTCCTGTCAGCCGCCGAAGGCGTTGAAGGGATCGCAAAGGTCGTCGACGAAGTCGCCGTCAAAGCTGCGAAACCAGCCGAACCGCAAGCGGTGGAACCGGCGGTCGCGGAAAGCGATCAGTCACTCCGCAACATGCTGTCGGCCGACCTGTTTCAGCCCAGTGAAGGAATTGCGGAGGCCCCCCAAAGCGTTGCGGCTTTGGAAATCGCCCCCGGCCAGATTCAAACCACCGCCGCGGTCGAACTGGCAGCACCCGCCGGAATGAGCGACCAACAAGTCGTTGCCGGCGTCGTGCAGGCTCTCGGTGCCGCCCAAAAAGACGGACGACTGAAGGGATTTGGCGTCGATGTCAAATGCCTCGATGGAATCGTCTCGATCGAAGGCCGCGCCGGATCGCCCGAGCAACGCCAGCGGATCATCAGCATCGCTGAATCCGCACCCGGTGTTCAAGGGATCGATCAAGCGATCACCGTGATCGGTCAGCCCGCACCGACACTCAGCCGACCCGCCGGCGTGCCAGCTCAACTGGCAAGCAATCGGATGGCGCCGGTCAACGTGGACCAAGTGCCCGCGATGGCTTCGCCGTACCACATGAATCAGCCCGTTCCGGTCGCCCAAGCTGCGACGCCGGTGATGGGTTCCCCCGCCATGGGAATGCCGATGCAAGGCACTCCCGTTGCGATGAATCATGGTGCCGGCATGGGAGCCCCTCGCTACGACGCTCCCAACCTGCCCAACTACGCTTGGCCAGGTTACGCATCCTACCCGAACTATGCTGCCCTGACTTACCCTCAGCAGTACAGCCCTTCGGCGTGGCCTTACATCGGTCCCTTCTATCCTTACCCGCAAGTCCCGATGGGATGGCGTAAGGTCTCACTGGAATGGGATGACGGATGGTGGTTCCTGGACTTTACCGACCGCTAA
- a CDS encoding serine hydrolase domain-containing protein, which yields MIRTLSSCCLALILSVASTAFGQEATAPKKVAPTPPPVIDPINAAMQTFVEQGKISGAVTLVGHRGKIVHLGAVGLADIEAQKEMRTFTMFSIASMTKPIVATAVMILQDEGKLSVDDKVSQYIPAYKDLKLKDGTTPSREITIRDAITHTSGLAGDQLFDGSLEEAVDQLAERPLAFEPGTKWKYSPGLNVAGRIVEIVSGQPLQTFLQERIFTPAKMTSTTFFPDPKQQRRIATLYGPGDEGQSLVAVANRISTPGDVKAPNPSGGLFATARDMFRFYQMVLNQGKLRKQRVVSEEAVEQMTSPQTGDLETGFTPGNCWGLGWCIIREPQGVTETLSPGTFGHGGAFGTQGWVDPKTQTIYVLMIQRTKMGNSDGSDVRETFQQVAGEALGL from the coding sequence ATGATTCGCACGCTGTCGTCCTGTTGTCTTGCCCTGATTCTGAGTGTTGCATCCACGGCGTTTGGCCAGGAAGCAACGGCACCGAAAAAAGTGGCACCCACGCCGCCGCCCGTGATCGACCCGATCAATGCGGCGATGCAAACCTTTGTCGAGCAAGGGAAAATTTCCGGCGCGGTGACCTTGGTCGGCCACCGTGGCAAGATCGTGCATTTGGGCGCGGTCGGATTGGCCGACATCGAAGCACAAAAGGAGATGCGAACCTTCACGATGTTTTCGATCGCTTCGATGACCAAGCCGATCGTCGCGACCGCAGTGATGATCTTGCAGGATGAAGGCAAGCTCAGTGTGGACGACAAGGTCAGCCAGTACATCCCGGCCTACAAGGATTTGAAGCTGAAAGACGGGACAACGCCCAGTCGTGAGATCACGATCCGTGACGCCATCACGCACACTTCGGGTTTGGCCGGCGATCAACTGTTTGATGGATCGCTGGAAGAAGCGGTCGATCAACTGGCCGAGCGACCGCTCGCGTTTGAGCCCGGCACCAAGTGGAAATACAGTCCGGGCTTGAACGTCGCCGGCCGGATCGTCGAAATCGTCTCGGGACAACCGCTTCAAACGTTCCTTCAAGAGCGGATCTTTACCCCCGCCAAGATGACATCCACCACGTTCTTTCCCGACCCAAAACAACAGCGTCGGATCGCAACATTGTATGGCCCGGGTGACGAGGGGCAGTCGCTGGTGGCGGTTGCCAATCGCATTTCGACTCCCGGCGACGTGAAAGCACCCAATCCGTCGGGCGGCCTCTTTGCCACCGCTCGTGACATGTTTCGGTTCTATCAAATGGTTTTGAACCAAGGCAAGTTGCGCAAGCAGCGGGTCGTGTCCGAAGAGGCGGTGGAACAGATGACGTCACCGCAGACCGGTGATTTGGAAACCGGGTTCACGCCCGGCAACTGTTGGGGATTGGGCTGGTGCATCATCCGCGAACCGCAGGGCGTGACCGAGACGTTGTCTCCGGGAACCTTCGGGCACGGCGGGGCGTTCGGAACACAAGGCTGGGTCGATCCGAAAACGCAGACGATCTACGTGTTGATGATCCAGCGGACCAAGATGGGCAACAGCGATGGGTCGGACGTTCGCGAGACGTTCCAGCAAGTTGCCGGCGAGGCGCTGGGGCTGTAA
- a CDS encoding phosphatidylserine decarboxylase, whose translation MDEIVYHDRYRNELCVEKVYGDKALRWTYGTWGGKLALAAMVKRAWFSRWYGWRMDQPKTREKIRPFIAEYGLDASEFARRPDEFANFNEFFFRKLNPSARPIDPDPSTIVFPADGRHLCVPDLSRCEGLFVKGQMFDLATLLDDPELTRRYAEGSLLLSRLCPVDYHRFHFPAAGRPGPARLINGPLYSVNPIALRQNIQILATNKRVITSLETETIGKVLLLEIGATCVGGIRQTYRQGDTVSKGDEKGYFRFGGSSTIVIFEPGRVEFDDDLQQHSADQRELYARMGDSMGRII comes from the coding sequence ATGGATGAAATCGTCTATCACGACCGTTACCGCAATGAATTGTGCGTCGAAAAAGTCTACGGCGACAAGGCGCTTCGTTGGACGTACGGGACGTGGGGCGGAAAACTGGCCTTGGCCGCGATGGTGAAACGGGCTTGGTTTTCCCGCTGGTATGGTTGGCGGATGGACCAACCGAAAACCCGCGAGAAAATCCGACCCTTCATCGCGGAGTATGGGCTTGATGCGAGTGAGTTTGCTCGCCGGCCGGACGAATTTGCCAACTTCAACGAGTTCTTTTTTCGCAAGTTGAACCCGTCCGCCAGGCCGATCGATCCGGATCCCTCCACGATCGTCTTTCCCGCCGACGGACGCCACCTCTGCGTGCCCGATCTGTCACGTTGCGAGGGACTGTTTGTCAAGGGACAGATGTTTGACCTGGCGACGTTGCTGGATGATCCGGAGTTGACGCGGCGGTACGCCGAGGGAAGCCTGCTGCTCTCTCGGCTCTGCCCGGTCGACTATCATCGGTTTCACTTTCCCGCCGCGGGGCGACCGGGGCCGGCGCGTTTGATCAACGGACCGCTGTACTCGGTCAACCCGATCGCGCTGCGTCAAAACATTCAGATTCTGGCGACCAACAAACGTGTGATCACGAGTCTGGAAACCGAAACGATTGGCAAGGTCCTGTTGTTGGAAATCGGTGCCACCTGCGTCGGCGGGATTCGCCAGACCTATCGCCAGGGCGACACGGTTTCCAAAGGGGACGAGAAGGGGTACTTCCGTTTCGGCGGCTCATCGACGATCGTCATTTTCGAACCCGGGCGTGTCGAGTTCGATGACGACTTGCAGCAGCACTCCGCCGATCAGCGTGAGTTGTACGCCCGGATGGGCGATTCGATGGGCAGGATCATTTAG
- a CDS encoding alpha/beta hydrolase: protein MNLRPWITVCSLALLTSPLAFAADAKPEPDEKVVYKTVGDVQLSMHVFKPAPSDSAEPRAAIVFFFGGGWNGGTPSQFYGQSRALADRGMVAMCAEYRVKKTHGTPPKTCVADGKSAMRWARQNAPRYGIDPNRIAAGGGSAGGHVAAATATVTAFDDPADDTSISCRPDALVLFNPVYDNGPDGYGYDRVQEYWKDISPLHNLSKDTPPTIVYLGTKDKLIPVATGQAFKAQLDTLGVRNELHLYQDAAHGFFNKGDAYKDTLAKSIRFLTSLGFLQGE from the coding sequence ATGAACCTTCGCCCCTGGATCACCGTCTGCAGTTTGGCGCTGCTGACTTCGCCGCTCGCATTTGCCGCCGATGCGAAACCCGAACCCGATGAAAAGGTCGTCTACAAAACCGTCGGCGACGTGCAATTGTCGATGCACGTTTTTAAACCCGCCCCGTCGGATTCGGCCGAACCGCGTGCCGCGATCGTTTTCTTTTTCGGCGGCGGATGGAACGGCGGAACTCCGAGCCAGTTTTACGGCCAAAGCCGTGCCTTGGCGGATCGGGGCATGGTCGCGATGTGCGCCGAATATCGCGTCAAGAAGACGCATGGGACGCCACCAAAGACCTGTGTCGCCGACGGCAAGTCTGCAATGCGATGGGCCCGCCAGAACGCGCCTCGCTACGGAATCGATCCAAATCGAATCGCCGCCGGCGGCGGATCAGCCGGCGGGCATGTGGCCGCGGCGACCGCAACGGTGACCGCCTTTGATGATCCGGCCGATGACACCTCGATCAGCTGCCGTCCCGACGCACTGGTCCTGTTCAATCCCGTCTACGACAACGGCCCCGACGGGTACGGCTACGACCGCGTCCAAGAGTACTGGAAAGACATCTCACCGCTGCACAACCTCAGCAAAGACACTCCGCCGACCATCGTTTATCTGGGAACGAAGGACAAACTGATTCCCGTCGCAACCGGCCAGGCGTTTAAAGCCCAACTCGACACGCTGGGTGTGCGAAACGAATTGCACCTCTACCAAGATGCCGCCCACGGTTTCTTCAACAAGGGTGACGCCTACAAAGACACCTTGGCAAAATCGATCCGGTTTCTAACGTCGCTCGGGTTTCTCCAAGGGGAATAG
- a CDS encoding sugar phosphate isomerase/epimerase family protein: MTNRRQFLQFASASAASLSMAPLFAADAGEAPFKISLAEWSLHRTLRDASKGLTNLDFPRVTKEEFGIDAVEYVNQFFKDKANDQKYLGELKTRCDDLGVKSLLIMCDGEGNLGDPDDAKRTKAVENHYRWVDAAKFLGCHSIRVNASSSGSYEEQMKLAADGLRRLSEYAKPQGLNVIVENHGGLSSNGAWLAGTIAKTEMDNCGTLPDFGNFYLSRGKEPKMYDRYKGVEELMPFAKAVSAKSHDFDEDGNEVHTDYFKMMEIVLRHGYHGYVGIEYEGGKVSEYEGIKLTKALLERVAAKLAKA; this comes from the coding sequence ATGACCAACCGCCGTCAATTCCTCCAATTTGCGTCTGCCTCCGCCGCTTCACTCTCCATGGCTCCGCTGTTCGCGGCCGATGCGGGCGAAGCTCCGTTCAAGATTTCGCTGGCCGAGTGGTCGTTGCACCGCACGCTTCGCGACGCCAGCAAAGGGCTGACGAACCTGGATTTCCCCCGCGTTACCAAGGAAGAGTTCGGCATCGATGCGGTTGAATACGTCAACCAATTCTTTAAAGACAAAGCCAACGACCAAAAGTACCTCGGCGAGTTGAAGACCCGTTGCGACGACTTGGGCGTCAAGAGTTTGTTGATCATGTGCGACGGCGAAGGAAACTTGGGTGACCCCGACGATGCCAAACGCACCAAGGCCGTCGAAAATCATTATCGTTGGGTCGACGCCGCCAAGTTCTTGGGATGCCACTCCATCCGCGTCAACGCCAGCAGCTCGGGTAGTTACGAAGAACAGATGAAACTGGCCGCCGACGGGCTGCGGCGTCTAAGCGAGTACGCCAAGCCGCAGGGATTGAACGTGATCGTCGAAAACCACGGCGGCCTCAGCAGCAACGGCGCCTGGCTGGCCGGGACGATCGCCAAGACCGAAATGGACAACTGTGGCACGCTCCCCGATTTCGGCAACTTCTACCTGTCGCGTGGGAAAGAGCCCAAGATGTACGATCGCTACAAAGGCGTCGAGGAATTGATGCCGTTCGCCAAAGCGGTCAGTGCAAAATCGCATGACTTCGACGAAGACGGCAACGAAGTTCACACCGACTATTTCAAGATGATGGAAATTGTGCTGCGGCACGGCTACCACGGCTACGTCGGCATCGAATACGAAGGCGGCAAGGTCTCCGAGTACGAAGGCATCAAGTTGACCAAGGCGCTGCTGGAACGCGTCGCGGCGAAATTGGCCAAAGCGTAG
- a CDS encoding response regulator transcription factor → MTHHILIAEDDPNTRAALAEVLRSEGYLVTEAADGRHAKDLFDASPPDIACLDVMMPGLSGFDVCKYFRQQSPTMPILFITAKAEEIDKVIGLELGGDDYIVKPFGTKEVIARIRAVARRSLAESTDVRETFSDAPFSMGGLEVCPKELRARRGDEAISLTRREVLILQTLFARPGEVVKRADLFRSAWEDDHVPNSRTIDQTISQLRKRIEIDPKHPQIVQTVYGVGYRYEPTVG, encoded by the coding sequence ATGACACATCACATCTTGATTGCCGAAGACGACCCGAACACCCGAGCCGCGTTGGCCGAAGTGCTGCGAAGCGAAGGGTACCTTGTCACCGAAGCCGCCGATGGACGGCATGCCAAGGACCTGTTCGATGCGTCGCCGCCCGACATCGCTTGCCTCGATGTGATGATGCCCGGGCTCAGCGGCTTTGACGTTTGCAAGTACTTTCGCCAACAGTCTCCGACGATGCCGATCTTGTTCATCACGGCCAAGGCGGAAGAGATCGACAAGGTGATCGGACTGGAACTCGGCGGTGACGACTACATCGTCAAACCCTTCGGGACCAAAGAAGTGATCGCGCGAATCCGCGCCGTCGCCCGTCGCAGTCTGGCCGAATCCACCGACGTTCGGGAGACCTTTTCCGACGCGCCCTTTTCAATGGGGGGACTGGAGGTGTGCCCAAAAGAACTTCGCGCCCGCCGGGGGGATGAAGCGATCTCGCTGACCCGCCGCGAAGTCTTGATCCTGCAAACCCTGTTCGCCCGGCCCGGCGAAGTCGTCAAGCGGGCCGACCTGTTCCGCTCCGCGTGGGAGGATGACCACGTTCCCAACAGCCGAACGATCGACCAGACGATCAGCCAGCTTCGAAAACGGATCGAGATCGATCCCAAACATCCCCAGATCGTCCAGACCGTCTACGGCGTCGGCTACCGCTACGAACCTACGGTGGGGTAA
- a CDS encoding sensor histidine kinase produces MPRRLFLALILLVAAPMVLLGWMSANAVKASQVAAKENLAALLSSQLTDADRRIVQLFDAYALRLDEQLDASSSVFETLGRMRREVPIVRQGIVVDPSGTMVFPRPSDSVGIDATEVAAALPGLVDARPLPNVNSDSQSSGGKVSSKSTTAKSWSTESAWQQWYMADGAQVVYWRTRGDGSTVGVLLERSRWIADLIAALPDHRGRSVAPSSSRITAAGSKVDLPELTSTPIGSLTLVDEAKRLVYRWGKAEEFSLPPLVTSPLSSPLASWQFRLHVDPSLMPSSSSIPTYLSSAGLALILLSVGFYVLTSVQRQVNEAKSRVNFAGQVSHELRTPLTNIRLYTELAESDLQRVAKSDASDSLAKRLEVIDHESRRLQRLVSGVLEMIRPSGKPLGVRREPTDIGELIAGIAEQFTPSFKAAGLTLETVCRCRDQVSIDGDVVEMVLVNLLSNVEKYVPRGGHCVIECDLLDDPSGPTRTLRVVVSDDGPGIATADREKIFRPFQRVDDSIHAPSGTGIGLTIARRAAARHGGALLLSSAAPLGGATFSFTLPIGD; encoded by the coding sequence ATGCCGCGTCGATTGTTCCTCGCACTGATCCTGCTAGTCGCGGCACCGATGGTGCTGTTGGGGTGGATGAGTGCCAACGCGGTCAAGGCCAGCCAGGTGGCGGCGAAAGAGAATCTGGCCGCGCTGCTTTCGTCCCAGCTGACCGATGCCGACCGCCGCATCGTTCAACTGTTCGATGCTTATGCGTTGCGTTTGGACGAACAGCTCGACGCTTCGTCCTCCGTGTTTGAAACGCTGGGACGGATGCGGCGTGAGGTCCCGATCGTTCGCCAGGGGATTGTCGTCGACCCCTCCGGAACCATGGTCTTTCCCAGACCCAGCGATTCGGTCGGCATCGATGCCACCGAGGTCGCCGCGGCGCTTCCCGGCCTGGTCGACGCGCGTCCGTTGCCGAACGTGAATTCGGATTCACAATCGTCCGGCGGGAAGGTCTCGTCCAAATCGACCACCGCCAAATCTTGGTCTACCGAATCGGCGTGGCAGCAATGGTACATGGCCGATGGCGCGCAAGTGGTTTATTGGCGAACCCGCGGTGACGGTTCCACCGTGGGCGTGTTGCTGGAACGGAGTCGTTGGATCGCGGATTTGATCGCCGCGTTGCCGGATCATCGCGGCCGGTCGGTTGCGCCATCGTCGTCGCGAATCACCGCGGCAGGGTCAAAGGTGGATCTTCCGGAACTGACGTCAACTCCGATCGGCAGCCTGACGTTGGTCGATGAGGCGAAGCGATTGGTCTATCGATGGGGCAAGGCGGAAGAGTTTTCGTTGCCTCCCCTGGTCACGTCGCCGTTGTCATCGCCGTTGGCCAGTTGGCAGTTCAGGTTGCACGTCGATCCATCACTGATGCCGTCGTCCAGTTCGATCCCCACGTATCTGTCGTCGGCGGGGCTGGCGCTGATCCTGCTGTCGGTCGGTTTTTATGTGCTGACGTCGGTGCAGCGGCAGGTCAACGAAGCCAAGAGCCGTGTCAATTTTGCCGGTCAGGTGTCGCACGAATTGCGCACGCCGTTGACCAACATCCGGCTTTACACGGAACTGGCCGAGTCCGATTTGCAGCGCGTCGCCAAGAGTGATGCGAGCGATTCGCTTGCCAAGCGGCTGGAGGTGATCGACCATGAAAGTCGGCGTTTGCAGCGTCTGGTCAGCGGCGTGTTGGAAATGATTCGCCCCAGCGGAAAACCGCTCGGGGTGCGCCGCGAGCCGACGGACATCGGTGAGCTGATTGCCGGGATCGCCGAGCAATTCACGCCCAGTTTTAAAGCGGCGGGGTTGACGTTGGAGACCGTGTGCCGGTGTCGCGATCAGGTTTCGATCGACGGCGACGTGGTCGAAATGGTCTTGGTGAATCTACTCAGCAATGTCGAAAAATACGTCCCCCGCGGCGGCCATTGTGTCATCGAGTGTGATCTGTTGGACGACCCCTCGGGGCCGACACGCACGTTGCGGGTGGTGGTCAGCGATGACGGACCGGGCATCGCAACGGCTGATCGGGAAAAAATCTTTCGTCCCTTCCAACGCGTCGATGATTCGATTCATGCCCCCAGCGGAACCGGCATCGGTCTGACCATCGCGCGCCGCGCCGCGGCACGTCACGGCGGCGCCTTGCTGTTGTCTTCGGCAGCTCCGCTTGGTGGAGCGACGTTTTCATTCACCCTGCCGATTGGTGATTAA